A single genomic interval of Streptomyces graminofaciens harbors:
- a CDS encoding MarR family winged helix-turn-helix transcriptional regulator — translation MEERAEISTAKEAAENDLVLAFGRLQGAANRLEYILGRSLEEECGINHLTFEVLLILGRAGAPGLSMRVVAQEQVLTSGGVTRLVDRMEAAGLVARVEDPDDRRGRLVRLTPLGEETVVRASRVHVENIRRHFLAPLPEEDRDRFAEDLRVLSHSARDALPRLP, via the coding sequence GTGGAGGAGCGGGCGGAGATCTCGACGGCGAAGGAGGCCGCCGAGAACGACCTGGTGCTCGCCTTCGGGCGGCTCCAGGGGGCGGCCAACCGGTTGGAGTACATCCTCGGGCGCTCCCTGGAGGAGGAGTGCGGCATCAATCACCTGACGTTCGAGGTGCTGCTCATCCTGGGGCGGGCCGGGGCGCCGGGCCTGTCGATGCGCGTGGTCGCCCAGGAGCAGGTGCTGACGTCCGGGGGTGTGACGCGGCTGGTGGACCGTATGGAGGCGGCCGGACTCGTCGCGCGGGTCGAGGACCCCGACGACCGGCGCGGAAGGCTGGTGCGGCTCACCCCACTGGGCGAGGAGACCGTCGTACGGGCCTCCCGAGTGCATGTCGAGAACATCAGGCGCCACTTCCTGGCGCCCCTGCCGGAGGAGGACCGCGACCGGTTCGCCGAGGACCTGCGTGTCCTCAGCCACTCGGCGCGGGACGCACTGCCTCGACTGCCTTGA
- a CDS encoding cold-shock protein, with protein sequence MATGTVKWFNAEKGFGFIAQDGGGPDVFAHYSAINSSGFRELQEGQIVTFDVTQGQKGPQAENITPA encoded by the coding sequence ATGGCTACGGGAACTGTGAAGTGGTTCAACGCGGAGAAGGGTTTCGGCTTCATCGCTCAGGATGGTGGAGGCCCGGATGTCTTCGCGCACTACTCCGCGATCAACTCCTCGGGCTTTCGTGAGCTCCAGGAGGGCCAGATCGTGACGTTCGACGTCACCCAGGGCCAGAAGGGCCCGCAGGCCGAGAACATCACCCCGGCCTGA
- a CDS encoding MerR family transcriptional regulator, whose translation MTADDSYGRLDDDNYPAYTMGRAAEMLGTTQGFLRAIGEARLITPLRSPGGHRRYSRYQLRIAARARELVDQGTPIEAACRIVILEDQLEEARRINAEHRRTAESPESPNPPGTA comes from the coding sequence GACTCGTACGGCCGTCTTGATGACGACAACTACCCCGCCTACACCATGGGCCGGGCCGCCGAGATGCTCGGCACCACCCAGGGCTTCCTCCGCGCCATCGGCGAAGCCCGCCTGATCACCCCGCTCCGCTCCCCGGGCGGCCACCGCCGCTACTCCCGTTATCAGCTGCGCATCGCGGCCCGCGCCCGGGAACTCGTCGACCAGGGGACCCCGATCGAGGCCGCCTGCCGCATCGTCATCCTCGAAGACCAGCTCGAAGAAGCCCGGCGCATCAACGCCGAACACCGCCGCACCGCCGAATCACCCGAATCGCCCAACCCTCCGGGCACGGCGTGA